One window of the Chryseobacterium camelliae genome contains the following:
- a CDS encoding NUDIX hydrolase, giving the protein MSFGKDLLRKIKSAELPGENAHGVFSPPYRPVFTYDEVIAKNPKFAAVNIVLYLKNDEWHFPLIQRTVNVHDRHSGQISLPGGKREEMDRDFAHTAIRETSEEIGIEEHYVRIIREMSPIYIPPSNFYVYPYISYSKRNPVFILQESEAQEVIEFPVTSFLSMPDTPEIMPLPGAGGHEVPVINFNGYIIWGATAMILSEFSQLLKKM; this is encoded by the coding sequence ATGAGTTTCGGAAAAGATTTATTAAGGAAAATTAAAAGCGCTGAACTGCCCGGCGAGAATGCGCACGGAGTATTTTCACCGCCCTACCGTCCGGTATTTACTTATGATGAAGTGATTGCCAAAAACCCGAAATTTGCTGCGGTAAACATTGTTTTGTACCTAAAAAATGATGAATGGCATTTCCCCCTGATCCAGAGGACCGTTAATGTACATGACCGCCACAGCGGACAGATTTCGCTTCCCGGTGGAAAACGGGAAGAGATGGACCGGGATTTTGCCCATACCGCCATCCGGGAGACTTCTGAAGAGATCGGGATTGAGGAGCATTATGTACGGATTATCCGGGAAATGTCGCCGATCTACATCCCGCCCAGCAATTTTTATGTTTATCCATATATATCGTATTCCAAGAGAAATCCTGTTTTTATCCTGCAGGAGTCTGAAGCCCAGGAAGTCATAGAATTTCCGGTGACTTCGTTCCTGAGCATGCCGGATACCCCCGAAATAATGCCGTTGCCCGGTGCAGGCGGACATGAGGTTCCGGTGATTAATTTCAACGGATACATTATCTGGGGAGCTACAGCGATGATCCTGAGCGAATTCAGCCAGTTGCTGAAAAAAATGTAA
- a CDS encoding lysophospholipid acyltransferase family protein, translating to MAKKNIFTDAFGTPYFLKRLIIFILGFVSYRRFNGFNKLKITGTEHLVDLPDSNVLFVSNHQTYFADVAAMYHAFCAVNNGYLNTIKNPIYLLNPKIDFYYVAAEETMNKGILPKIFKIAGAVTVKRTWRAEGKNVNRMVDMSEVDNIMKALDNGWVATFPQGTTSAFAQGRRGTAKLVKNQRPIVIPIKINGFRRAFDKKGLRVKVTGVKPTMEFKRPLEIDYDKENAHEILLKIMTAIEQTEDFNVLHHYDEELKAKKSEQKDSDQ from the coding sequence ATGGCGAAGAAAAATATTTTTACCGATGCATTCGGAACCCCTTATTTTTTAAAGAGGCTGATTATTTTTATTCTGGGATTTGTTTCCTATCGTAGATTTAACGGCTTCAACAAGCTGAAAATAACCGGCACCGAGCATCTGGTAGACCTTCCGGACTCCAATGTCCTGTTTGTCTCCAACCATCAGACCTATTTTGCAGATGTTGCCGCCATGTACCATGCTTTCTGCGCCGTCAACAACGGATACCTGAATACGATCAAAAACCCGATCTACCTCCTCAACCCTAAAATTGATTTTTATTACGTAGCCGCCGAGGAAACCATGAATAAGGGGATTCTCCCCAAAATATTCAAGATTGCAGGTGCCGTAACCGTAAAAAGGACCTGGAGGGCTGAAGGCAAGAATGTCAACAGAATGGTGGACATGAGCGAAGTGGACAACATTATGAAAGCCCTCGATAACGGATGGGTTGCCACTTTCCCGCAGGGAACCACCTCAGCTTTTGCCCAGGGAAGGCGCGGAACGGCCAAGCTGGTAAAAAACCAGAGGCCCATTGTGATCCCGATTAAAATAAACGGCTTCCGAAGAGCGTTTGATAAAAAAGGACTGAGGGTAAAAGTAACCGGGGTAAAACCGACCATGGAGTTCAAGCGCCCGCTGGAGATCGATTATGACAAAGAAAACGCCCATGAAATCCTTCTGAAAATCATGACGGCTATTGAACAGACAGAAGATTTCAACGTATTGCACCACTATGATGAAGAACTTAAAGCTAAAAAATCAGAACAAAAGGATTCAGACCAATAA
- a CDS encoding UDP-N-acetylmuramate--L-alanine ligase yields MRTHFIAIGGSAMHNLAIALKDKGYYVTGSDDTIFEPSRSRLQHKGILPEEMGWFPEKITPDIDAVILGMHAHQDNPELARAKELGLTIYSYPEFLYEQSKNKTRVVIAGSHGKTTITSMILHVLNFHQKEVDFMVGAQLEGFDCMVKLTEDNDFMVLEGDEYLSSPIDLRSKFLLYQPNIALMSGIAWDHINVFTTFDDYIEQFQKFVATITPGGVLVYNEEDPEVVKVVDQAENYFRKIPYHTPEYEISNGKVYLKTEIGDIPLSVFGAHNLLNMEGARHICRQLGVMDEDFYEAIMSFKGASKRLEKVERTDNGILYKDFAHAPSKVKATVKAFKEQFKKEKTYGFLELHTYSSLNAVFLEQYDHAMDGLDEAVVFYSEDALKIKRMEPISPELIREKFKNEFLKVFTNAEDLHAYWNTLDKTQGVYLMMSSGNFGGLDLAK; encoded by the coding sequence TTGAGAACCCATTTTATTGCCATTGGCGGAAGTGCCATGCATAACCTTGCCATTGCGTTAAAAGATAAAGGATATTACGTCACCGGTTCAGATGACACTATTTTTGAACCTTCCAGGTCCAGGCTTCAGCATAAAGGAATCCTTCCCGAAGAAATGGGCTGGTTCCCGGAAAAAATCACGCCCGATATCGATGCGGTGATCCTGGGCATGCATGCCCATCAGGATAATCCCGAACTTGCAAGAGCCAAAGAACTGGGACTTACCATCTATTCCTATCCCGAATTCCTTTACGAACAGTCAAAAAACAAAACCAGGGTTGTCATTGCAGGTTCCCACGGGAAAACCACCATTACTTCCATGATCCTGCACGTCCTGAACTTTCATCAGAAAGAGGTGGATTTTATGGTCGGTGCCCAGTTGGAAGGATTTGACTGTATGGTCAAGCTTACGGAAGATAATGATTTTATGGTGCTTGAAGGCGATGAATACCTCTCCTCGCCCATCGACCTCCGCTCAAAATTCCTGCTTTACCAACCCAATATAGCCTTAATGAGCGGCATTGCATGGGACCATATCAATGTTTTCACCACTTTTGATGACTATATTGAACAGTTCCAGAAATTCGTGGCTACAATTACGCCAGGTGGCGTACTGGTCTATAATGAGGAAGATCCTGAAGTGGTTAAAGTTGTGGACCAGGCAGAAAATTATTTCCGCAAAATCCCATATCATACGCCGGAATATGAAATCAGTAATGGAAAAGTATACCTGAAAACTGAGATCGGGGATATTCCTTTGTCTGTTTTCGGAGCGCATAACCTGCTGAATATGGAAGGTGCAAGGCATATCTGCCGCCAGCTGGGTGTGATGGATGAAGATTTCTATGAAGCCATTATGAGTTTTAAGGGAGCTTCAAAACGCCTGGAAAAAGTGGAAAGAACCGATAACGGAATCCTCTATAAAGATTTTGCCCATGCACCGAGCAAGGTAAAAGCCACCGTAAAGGCATTTAAGGAACAGTTTAAGAAAGAAAAAACCTACGGATTCCTGGAACTGCATACGTATTCCAGCCTGAATGCGGTTTTCCTGGAGCAGTATGACCATGCGATGGATGGCCTGGATGAAGCTGTGGTTTTTTATTCTGAAGATGCCCTGAAGATCAAAAGAATGGAACCCATCTCTCCGGAACTGATCAGGGAAAAATTTAAAAATGAATTTCTGAAAGTATTTACCAACGCAGAAGACCTGCATGCCTACTGGAATACACTGGACAAAACCCAGGGCGTATACCTGATGATGAGCTCGGGGAATTTCGGAGGATTGGACCTTGCAAAGTAG
- a CDS encoding NAD(P)H-dependent flavin oxidoreductase, with translation MIFPETISKKLNIPYPVIQAPMFGVSTPEMVAASADAGCLGSLALGDLPAEQCIPLIRKTRSLTEKPFAVNIFVHEIPEITAELQEKYAHAKAFVETFAAENDLNVNLPALEGLTVNTYHEQVDAIIDEECDILSFTFGIPDEESIIRLKEKNIFLIGTSTSVGEALLLEKAGIDLIVVQGIEAGGHRGTFNAENIPQIGGMSLLPQIADHVQVPLIYSGGIYNAQTMQAARALGAEGFQIGSMLLAAQESALLPFEKERLKTVHENDIVLTKSFSGRYARGISNRYIRKLEGSGCILPYPYQNKLTGALRNAAKLQQDADFVSIWLGQSIHDYSTQSAKNILENLIEEYKQLP, from the coding sequence ATGATTTTCCCGGAAACCATCAGTAAAAAACTGAATATACCGTATCCTGTCATTCAGGCGCCGATGTTCGGGGTAAGTACCCCGGAAATGGTCGCAGCATCTGCTGATGCCGGATGTTTGGGCTCTCTGGCCCTTGGAGATCTGCCGGCGGAGCAATGCATTCCTTTGATCCGCAAAACCCGAAGCCTTACGGAAAAACCATTTGCCGTTAATATTTTCGTGCACGAGATCCCTGAAATAACAGCAGAATTGCAGGAAAAGTATGCTCATGCTAAAGCATTCGTCGAAACTTTTGCCGCTGAAAACGATTTGAATGTGAACCTGCCCGCCCTTGAAGGTCTTACTGTTAATACCTATCATGAACAGGTAGATGCCATTATTGATGAGGAGTGTGATATTCTCAGCTTTACGTTCGGGATTCCGGATGAGGAAAGCATCATTAGGTTAAAGGAAAAGAACATATTTCTAATCGGAACCTCAACCAGTGTGGGGGAAGCCCTGTTACTGGAAAAAGCAGGGATCGATCTTATCGTAGTGCAGGGTATTGAAGCAGGAGGCCACCGGGGAACCTTTAATGCGGAAAATATTCCACAGATTGGCGGGATGTCATTACTGCCACAGATTGCTGACCATGTTCAGGTACCGCTGATTTATTCCGGTGGTATTTACAATGCACAGACGATGCAGGCAGCCCGGGCTTTGGGAGCCGAAGGTTTTCAGATAGGAAGCATGCTGCTGGCTGCTCAGGAAAGTGCGCTGCTGCCATTTGAAAAAGAAAGATTGAAAACAGTACATGAAAATGATATTGTACTTACCAAAAGTTTTTCGGGACGATACGCCAGAGGAATCAGCAACAGGTACATTCGGAAACTGGAAGGTTCCGGTTGTATTCTGCCCTATCCGTATCAGAATAAACTGACGGGTGCACTAAGGAATGCAGCCAAACTTCAGCAGGATGCGGATTTTGTAAGTATCTGGCTGGGACAGTCTATCCACGATTATAGTACACAATCTGCTAAAAATATCCTGGAAAACCTTATTGAAGAATACAAACAATTACCATAA
- a CDS encoding aldo/keto reductase encodes MKKKTYAGQPVITLNNGVDIPALGFGVWQMEDLKECENAVLKAIETGYRMIDTAAIYQNETAVGNAVRNSGTDREQLFITSKLWVQDTSYEKAKSAFRRTLDRLQLDYLDMYLIHWPYADFKGAWKAMEELYGEGKIKAIGVCNFTVEKLEELKSTATVSPVINQIELHPVFQQKELQVYNRENNIITQPWSPLGNGNSELLNNSSLKSIGEKHHKTVAQVILRWHLQEGFCVIPKSVTPSRIEENFNVFDFELSEDEMNTVRSLDTGKRLFFDPKDAEWEKKMLNAVADI; translated from the coding sequence ATGAAGAAGAAAACTTATGCAGGGCAGCCTGTAATTACATTGAATAACGGAGTGGATATTCCCGCACTCGGCTTCGGGGTCTGGCAGATGGAAGACCTGAAGGAATGTGAAAATGCAGTATTGAAAGCTATTGAAACCGGTTACAGGATGATTGATACTGCTGCAATCTATCAGAATGAAACTGCTGTGGGGAATGCCGTTAGAAACAGCGGAACAGACCGGGAACAGCTGTTTATTACCTCAAAACTCTGGGTTCAGGACACTTCTTACGAGAAGGCAAAAAGTGCATTCCGGAGAACACTGGACCGCTTACAGCTGGATTATCTGGATATGTACCTTATCCACTGGCCGTATGCAGATTTTAAAGGCGCATGGAAAGCCATGGAGGAACTGTACGGAGAAGGAAAAATAAAGGCCATCGGAGTCTGTAATTTTACCGTTGAGAAGCTTGAAGAGCTGAAATCGACGGCTACCGTAAGTCCGGTGATTAACCAGATCGAACTTCACCCCGTTTTCCAGCAGAAAGAACTTCAGGTGTACAACAGGGAGAATAACATCATTACTCAGCCGTGGAGTCCTTTAGGCAACGGGAATTCAGAACTTCTTAACAACAGTTCCCTGAAATCGATCGGTGAAAAACATCATAAAACAGTTGCTCAGGTCATCCTCAGGTGGCACCTCCAGGAAGGGTTCTGTGTCATCCCGAAATCTGTAACGCCGTCCAGGATCGAAGAAAACTTCAATGTTTTTGATTTTGAACTCAGCGAAGATGAAATGAATACCGTACGTTCCCTGGATACCGGTAAAAGGCTGTTCTTTGATCCGAAAGATGCTGAGTGGGAAAAGAAAATGCTGAATGCGGTGGCGGATATCTGA
- a CDS encoding GNAT family N-acetyltransferase: MDHHIQLASPDDYLRIMEIWESAVKATHDFLTKEDFEYFKTAIPEHYLPQLEVYLIFSQQLAVGFASASGGNLEMLFIDDAVRGKGYGKALYSFMKDKTGLTRVDVNEQNLQAIGFYEKLGFRKTGRSEKDSSDRNYPIIHMSLP; this comes from the coding sequence ATGGACCATCACATCCAGTTAGCTTCTCCGGATGATTATCTCAGAATCATGGAAATATGGGAATCTGCAGTAAAGGCTACCCATGATTTTCTTACCAAAGAAGATTTTGAATATTTTAAAACAGCTATTCCGGAACATTACCTTCCTCAACTGGAAGTTTACCTTATCTTCAGCCAGCAACTGGCAGTAGGTTTTGCCTCTGCGTCAGGCGGGAATCTGGAAATGCTTTTCATTGATGATGCCGTACGCGGGAAAGGGTACGGCAAAGCACTGTATTCCTTTATGAAAGACAAAACCGGGCTCACCCGTGTAGACGTGAATGAACAGAACCTGCAGGCTATAGGTTTTTATGAAAAACTCGGATTCCGAAAAACGGGAAGGTCGGAAAAAGACAGTTCCGACAGGAACTATCCGATCATCCATATGAGCCTGCCGTGA
- a CDS encoding LysR family transcriptional regulator, with the protein MVNLEWYRTFKAVYKTGTMTGAADLLFISQPGVSLHLSSLEAYVGYKLFDRTGRKMVPTEKGKVLFNAVAEPLSKLEEVEKNFQKSTEKHTPTISVGMCFETFQTTLEQYVSSLPFNLIIRFGEYPEMLDQLDKGILDLIITPKRGVSSNIEHEAFSSEQMILVGGKDTDAEGFHEVLQSKGIEYAEEWLKEQKWYGTTGDMEHLFQFWILNFGHKPDFRPNYIVPNLNSIIRCLKSGAGLSVVPDFLCKSEIENGEIKLVWEGDKKLENTLYFGCRKKNSYPDEIAHIKKLFREVMN; encoded by the coding sequence ATGGTTAATCTGGAATGGTATAGGACATTCAAAGCGGTTTATAAAACGGGAACGATGACCGGGGCAGCAGATCTCCTGTTTATTTCGCAACCCGGTGTAAGCCTTCACCTGAGTTCGCTGGAAGCTTATGTGGGATATAAACTTTTTGACCGGACAGGCAGGAAGATGGTTCCTACCGAAAAAGGGAAGGTCCTTTTTAATGCTGTGGCCGAACCTCTGTCCAAACTCGAGGAAGTGGAAAAGAACTTCCAGAAGTCTACGGAAAAGCATACACCGACCATCAGTGTGGGGATGTGTTTTGAAACCTTCCAGACCACGCTGGAACAGTACGTTTCCAGCCTGCCCTTTAACCTGATTATACGCTTCGGGGAATATCCGGAAATGCTGGACCAGCTGGATAAAGGCATTCTGGATCTGATCATCACGCCTAAAAGAGGGGTTTCCTCCAATATTGAGCACGAGGCTTTCTCTTCGGAACAGATGATCCTGGTAGGCGGTAAGGATACTGATGCAGAAGGTTTTCATGAGGTCCTGCAGTCAAAAGGTATTGAATATGCTGAAGAATGGCTGAAAGAACAGAAATGGTACGGGACAACCGGAGATATGGAACATCTTTTTCAGTTCTGGATCCTCAATTTCGGGCATAAGCCGGATTTCCGCCCCAATTATATTGTCCCTAATCTCAATTCCATTATCCGCTGCCTGAAAAGCGGTGCCGGATTATCAGTGGTGCCGGATTTCCTTTGTAAAAGTGAGATTGAAAACGGGGAAATAAAGCTCGTATGGGAAGGGGATAAAAAGCTGGAAAACACTTTGTATTTCGGATGCCGGAAAAAGAACAGCTACCCTGATGAAATTGCGCATATCAAAAAGCTGTTCAGGGAAGTGATGAACTGA
- a CDS encoding NAD(P)H-dependent oxidoreductase, which yields MKKVLIINGAQRFGHSGGLYNTTITENTVQVLKDFGNVDLKVTHVDEGYDHDEEVQKFVWADYIIYHTPIWWFQLPNGLKKYIDEVFTAGHAKGIYLNDGRSSAQPDINYGTGGMLGGRKYLVTTSWNAPSTAFTLPGEFFNETNVDDGPLFGFHRMNAFVSMEKLESFHFYDVEKNAAVERDMQRYREHLRSVFEKEFSGVSVPLTQVREKNECL from the coding sequence ATGAAAAAAGTATTGATTATCAATGGCGCACAGCGCTTTGGGCACTCAGGAGGCCTTTATAACACAACCATCACAGAGAATACGGTACAAGTACTGAAAGACTTCGGCAATGTTGACCTAAAAGTGACCCACGTGGATGAAGGATATGATCACGATGAAGAAGTGCAAAAATTTGTCTGGGCAGATTATATCATTTACCATACCCCGATCTGGTGGTTCCAGCTTCCTAACGGACTCAAAAAATATATCGATGAAGTATTTACAGCAGGACATGCTAAGGGAATATACCTGAATGACGGAAGGTCTTCTGCCCAACCCGATATTAATTACGGTACCGGCGGAATGCTGGGCGGCAGAAAATACCTGGTGACCACCAGCTGGAATGCCCCTTCAACAGCCTTTACGCTGCCGGGAGAATTTTTTAATGAAACGAATGTAGATGATGGTCCATTGTTCGGGTTCCACAGGATGAATGCATTTGTTTCCATGGAAAAACTGGAAAGTTTCCACTTTTATGATGTTGAGAAAAATGCTGCTGTCGAACGGGATATGCAACGCTACAGGGAACATTTGAGATCGGTCTTTGAAAAAGAGTTCAGCGGTGTTTCAGTTCCGCTTACCCAGGTGCGGGAAAAGAATGAATGCCTGTAA
- a CDS encoding GAF domain-containing sensor histidine kinase, translating to MDRNLMPSDELQRIQALQSYGILDTPYENDFDDLTELASVICQTPVALISLVDENRQWFKSNKGLEVRETDRAHSFCAHAILQPENMMVVENARADVRFKDNILVTGKTNIVFYAGMPLIDSHGNALGTLCVIDHCERQLDESQMKSLRILSRTVMEKLELRRQLAALSEENEGGNSHPVHLQYNDAAPNHKRLTKRAIDQMNDANARIIQNEQHLRLAVEAASLGTFMLNISTGDLETSAYCNEIFGLDENECLTINGLWSMLQEDRGRIQKALAESISSDRMFDEEFRIVNRADHKIRWIKVVGKVLNKETEKGNTFCGTVSDITEWKKIERKKGDFINLASHELKSPLTSIKAFTQLLQRKLKDCEDSNISHLIRRSESQVRRMENLVDGFLNFSKLDNGLLTLNKMPFDFKNFVSEMIADHYTLNINNHGFELITDVETVLPADKNKIQLVITNLIENAIKYAPSGTPIQVRISSDRNEVKFEIIDQGPGIADHDALRIFDRFYRVQNADTKQIAGFGIGLYVCKEIIELHQGNIGVESTLGKGSRFWFTLPKSI from the coding sequence ATGGACAGAAACCTAATGCCATCTGATGAGTTGCAGCGGATTCAGGCTCTTCAATCCTACGGTATTTTAGATACACCTTATGAAAATGATTTTGATGATCTCACCGAACTGGCATCAGTGATTTGCCAGACGCCTGTGGCATTGATCAGCCTTGTGGACGAGAACCGCCAGTGGTTTAAGTCAAATAAAGGCCTGGAAGTCAGGGAAACGGACAGGGCTCATTCTTTCTGTGCCCATGCTATCCTTCAGCCTGAAAATATGATGGTAGTGGAAAATGCTCGTGCTGACGTCCGCTTCAAAGACAATATTCTGGTCACAGGAAAAACCAATATCGTATTTTATGCGGGGATGCCGCTCATAGACAGCCACGGAAATGCTCTGGGTACTTTATGTGTCATTGATCACTGCGAAAGGCAACTGGATGAAAGCCAGATGAAAAGCCTGAGAATACTTTCCAGAACGGTTATGGAAAAGCTTGAACTCCGCAGGCAACTTGCAGCGCTGTCTGAAGAAAATGAAGGTGGTAATTCCCATCCGGTTCATCTGCAGTATAATGATGCAGCCCCGAATCATAAGCGCCTTACCAAAAGGGCGATCGATCAGATGAATGATGCCAATGCACGGATCATTCAGAATGAACAGCATCTCCGGCTTGCTGTGGAAGCTGCCAGTCTGGGAACTTTTATGCTCAATATCAGTACCGGCGATCTTGAAACCAGCGCCTATTGCAATGAAATTTTCGGGCTGGATGAAAATGAATGCCTGACCATTAACGGATTATGGAGTATGCTGCAAGAAGACAGGGGCCGTATACAGAAGGCATTGGCAGAATCCATTTCTTCAGATCGTATGTTTGATGAAGAATTCCGCATCGTCAACAGGGCAGATCATAAAATACGTTGGATTAAGGTTGTAGGAAAAGTATTAAATAAGGAAACAGAGAAAGGAAATACCTTTTGCGGTACGGTATCCGATATTACGGAATGGAAAAAAATCGAGCGCAAGAAAGGAGACTTTATCAATCTGGCCAGTCATGAACTTAAATCGCCCCTTACTTCCATCAAAGCATTTACCCAGCTTCTGCAAAGGAAACTGAAAGACTGTGAAGACAGCAACATCAGCCATCTGATCCGGAGAAGCGAAAGCCAGGTGAGAAGAATGGAAAACCTTGTAGACGGCTTTTTAAACTTTTCAAAGCTGGACAACGGCCTTCTGACCCTGAACAAAATGCCGTTCGATTTTAAAAACTTTGTGTCCGAAATGATTGCAGACCATTACACCCTGAACATCAATAATCATGGTTTTGAACTGATTACAGACGTAGAAACCGTTCTGCCCGCCGATAAAAACAAAATACAGCTGGTCATTACCAATCTTATTGAAAATGCCATTAAATATGCCCCATCCGGAACGCCCATCCAGGTACGGATTTCTTCTGACCGTAACGAAGTGAAATTTGAAATCATAGATCAGGGCCCGGGAATTGCAGATCATGATGCTCTAAGAATATTTGACCGGTTTTACCGTGTCCAGAATGCCGATACAAAACAGATCGCAGGATTTGGCATCGGATTGTATGTATGCAAAGAGATTATTGAGCTTCACCAGGGGAATATCGGGGTTGAAAGTACTTTAGGGAAAGGCAGCCGCTTCTGGTTTACCCTTCCTAAGAGTATATAG
- a CDS encoding PPC domain-containing DNA-binding protein — MKSLITILFALFFTSPGFSAQEKERCRYTKTPTGYLMVLRQDDDVISQIEQLARNEHIPSASFSGIGFAREVEFGFYDFKAKKFNPKTFKKVEMGSLTGSIAWNDKGPSVHIHGVATDEQFNAYGGHILSLHVGTGSMEIYVQVNDQKLERKIEQPLNANVLQLNCNP, encoded by the coding sequence ATGAAAAGCCTCATTACAATTTTATTTGCATTATTCTTTACATCACCCGGCTTCAGTGCCCAGGAAAAAGAAAGGTGCCGCTATACGAAAACACCGACAGGATACTTGATGGTGCTAAGGCAGGATGATGATGTCATCAGCCAAATTGAGCAACTGGCCAGGAATGAGCATATTCCTTCCGCCAGTTTCAGTGGAATCGGTTTTGCCAGGGAGGTAGAATTCGGGTTCTATGACTTCAAAGCTAAAAAATTCAATCCGAAAACATTTAAGAAAGTAGAAATGGGAAGCCTTACCGGTTCCATTGCCTGGAATGATAAAGGGCCATCCGTCCATATTCACGGTGTAGCAACAGATGAACAGTTCAATGCCTACGGCGGGCATATCCTTTCGCTTCATGTCGGAACGGGATCTATGGAAATTTATGTTCAGGTCAACGACCAGAAGCTTGAACGCAAAATTGAGCAGCCCCTGAATGCCAATGTCCTTCAGCTGAACTGCAATCCATAA
- a CDS encoding carboxymuconolactone decarboxylase family protein, giving the protein MSTRINLAATDSSAYKAMSGLEKYLQTTSLNHIQKELIKIRASQINGCAFCLDMHTRDAVQYGETPQRIYLLNAWREASEFYTQEEQVLLAMTEEITLISRQGLTENTYARAKELFSEKQVAEIIMAVITINAWNRIAVSTHLRVPKD; this is encoded by the coding sequence ATGAGTACAAGAATTAACCTGGCTGCTACAGACAGCAGCGCCTACAAAGCCATGAGCGGTTTGGAGAAATACCTGCAGACCACATCACTGAACCACATCCAGAAAGAACTGATTAAAATAAGGGCTTCCCAGATCAACGGATGTGCATTTTGCCTGGACATGCATACCAGAGATGCAGTACAATATGGCGAAACACCACAGCGTATTTATCTTCTGAATGCATGGAGAGAAGCTTCTGAATTCTATACTCAGGAAGAACAGGTACTTCTGGCCATGACCGAGGAAATTACCCTGATCAGCCGGCAGGGATTAACGGAAAATACCTATGCCAGGGCTAAAGAACTTTTCAGTGAAAAGCAGGTTGCAGAAATCATCATGGCTGTTATTACCATCAATGCGTGGAACAGGATTGCGGTGAGTACGCATCTCCGGGTGCCTAAAGATTAA
- a CDS encoding Crp/Fnr family transcriptional regulator, translating to METLQQHLQKFISVTEEDYSSIFSFFRVLEAGKKQDIMKQGEICRSIYFVEKGCIRKFFVNGKGVEYTTEFAIEHWWMGDTFAYEHQQKTDFCIQAVESSVILVLDHEQQKLLIERHPAMEHYFRMVYQRACAAAESRIRYLYEYSREELYIHFSTLYPWFIQRVPQYLIASYLGFTPEYLSEIRAKLRS from the coding sequence ATGGAAACTTTACAACAGCATCTGCAAAAGTTCATCAGCGTCACAGAAGAAGACTACAGCTCTATATTTTCTTTTTTCAGGGTTCTGGAAGCCGGAAAGAAACAGGATATTATGAAGCAGGGAGAAATCTGCAGGTCCATATATTTTGTGGAAAAAGGATGCATCAGGAAATTTTTTGTCAATGGCAAAGGAGTGGAATACACTACGGAATTCGCGATAGAACACTGGTGGATGGGAGACACTTTTGCCTATGAACACCAGCAGAAAACTGATTTCTGTATTCAGGCTGTGGAGTCTTCTGTGATATTGGTGCTGGATCATGAGCAGCAGAAACTTCTGATTGAACGGCACCCCGCCATGGAACATTATTTCAGGATGGTCTATCAGCGCGCCTGTGCCGCTGCGGAAAGCCGGATCCGTTACCTGTACGAATATTCAAGGGAGGAACTGTATATTCATTTCAGTACTTTATATCCATGGTTTATCCAACGGGTTCCCCAATACCTCATTGCTTCGTATTTAGGTTTCACACCGGAATACCTGAGTGAGATCAGGGCAAAATTACGTTCTTAA
- a CDS encoding DUF1304 domain-containing protein gives MEIVAKILTALVAIEHLYILWMEMFAWETKGKEVFKAALPPELFKPTKGLAANQGLYNGFLAAGLIWSFLIKDPEWQTNVALFFLGCVAVAGIYGAISSTRKIFFVQALPAILAVIAVLLK, from the coding sequence ATGGAAATTGTCGCCAAAATACTTACTGCACTGGTTGCCATTGAACACCTCTATATCCTCTGGATGGAAATGTTTGCCTGGGAAACCAAAGGAAAGGAAGTCTTTAAAGCAGCGTTACCTCCTGAACTGTTTAAACCTACCAAGGGATTAGCGGCCAACCAGGGATTATACAACGGGTTTCTGGCTGCCGGACTGATCTGGTCTTTCCTGATCAAAGACCCTGAATGGCAGACCAATGTCGCCTTATTTTTCCTGGGATGTGTTGCTGTAGCAGGGATCTACGGGGCTATTTCCTCCACCAGGAAGATCTTTTTTGTTCAGGCATTGCCGGCAATCCTGGCCGTGATTGCTGTACTGCTCAAATAA